In a single window of the Arachis hypogaea cultivar Tifrunner chromosome 6, arahy.Tifrunner.gnm2.J5K5, whole genome shotgun sequence genome:
- the LOC114927801 gene encoding epoxide hydrolase 2, translated as METIQHRTVPVNGINMHVAEKGEGPVLLFLHGFPELWYTWRHQILALSSKGYRCVAPDLRGYGDTDVPKSVSSYTCFHIVGDIVALIDSLGVDQVFLVAHDWGAMIAWYLCMFRPERIKAYVCLSVPLLRRHPTIKTVDGMRFLYGDDYYICRFQEAGEMEGQIAQVGTINAMKNILTTRKTGPPILPKGQFGNGVNESTPETLPSWLTQDDLDYFVSKFDKTGFTGGLNYYRNLNLNWELTAPWSGTKIKVPVKFITGDMDMVYTSLGMKDYIESGLFKEEVPNLEEVIIQEGVAHFNNQEAAEDVTNHIYTFITKF; from the exons atggAAACCATACAGCACAGAACGGTGCCAGTGAATGGCATCAACATGCACgttgcagagaaaggagaaggccCAGTGCTGCTCTTCCTCCACGGCTTCCCCGAGCTATGGTACACCTGGCGCCACCAGATTCTGGCTCTCTCCTCCAAGGGATACCGCTGTGTGGCGCCAGATCTCCGTGGCTACGGGGACACCGATGTTCCAAAGTCGGTGAGCAGCTACACTTGCTTCCACATAGTGGGAGACATTGTTGCGCTCATCGACTCACTTGGAGTGGATCAAGTGTTCCTGGTGGCTCATGACTGGGGCGCCATGATTGCTTGGTACCTCTGCATGTTCCGGCCGGAGAGAATCAAAGCATATGTATGCCTCAGCGTGCCTCTCCTGCGAAGACACCCTACCATAAAAACCGTTGATGGGATGCGTTTCTTGTATGGTGATGACTACTACATTTGCAGGTTTCAGGAAGCGGGAGAAATGGAAGGTCAGATAGCTCAAGTTGGAACAATCAATGCCATGAAGAATATCCTCACAACCCGCAAGACTGGCCCTCCCATCCTTCCCAAGGGACAGTTTGGAAATGGAGTCAATGAATCTACCCCTGAGACCTTGCCTTCTTGGCTCACTCAGGACGATCTCGATTATTTTGTCTCCAAATTCGACAAAACTGGCTTCACCGGTGGCTTGAACTACTACAGAAATTTGAACtt GAACTGGGAGTTGACGGCACCATGGAGTGGAACGAAGATAAAGGTGCCGGTGAAATTCATAACAGgtgatatggacatggtgtacaCGTCGCTAGGGATGAAAGATTATATCGAGAGTGGGCTTTTCAAGGAAGAGGTGCCGAATTTGGAGGAAGTCATTATTCAAGAAGGTGTAGCTCACTTCAACAATCAAGAGGCAGCAGAGGATGTCACTAATCACATTTACACCTTCATTACTAAGTTCTAA
- the LOC112695556 gene encoding epoxide hydrolase 2 has product MEGIEHTRVEVNGINMHVAVKGQGPVVLFLHGFPELWYSWRHQILALSHKGYRCVAPDLRGFGDTDAPASVDSYNCVHVVSDLVALIQSLQVEKVFLVGHDWGAIIGWYLCLFRPELVKAYVCLSVPFFRRNPIVPTVDSMRALYGDDYYICRFQEEGKVEAEMAQVGAEYAIKNMLTNRRTGPPIFPKGEYGTAFNPDMKEDLPSWLTQQDLAYFVSKFEKTGFTGGLNYYRNFNKNWELTAPWSGAKIKVPVKFIAGELDSVYTSLGMEDYIESGGFKEDVPGLEEVIIQPGVAHFNNQETPHDITNHIYNFITKF; this is encoded by the exons ATGGAGGGAATAGAACACACAAGAGTGGAAGTGAATGGCATCAACATGCATGTTGCAGTGAAAGGGCAAGGCCCGGTCGTGCTCTTCCTCCACGGCTTCCCAGAGCTCTGGTACTCCTGGCGCCACCAGATTCTCGCTCTCAGTCACAAAGGGTACCGCTGCGTGGCCCCCGATCTCCGCGGCTTTGGCGACACCGATGCTCCTGCTTCCGTGGACAGCTATAATTGTGTCCACGTTGTGAGTGACCTTGTTGCACTTATTCAGTCTCTTCAAGTCGAGAAAGTGTTCTTAGTGGGTCATGATTGGGGTGCAATCATCGGTTGGTACCTCTGCTTGTTTCGTCCTGAACTAGTCAAAGCTTATGTATGCCTCAGTGTACCTTTCTTCCGAAGAAACCCCATTGTTCCCACCGTTGACTCCATGCGTGCTCTCTATGGAGATGACTACTATATCTGCAGATTTCAG GAAGAAGGCAAAGTGGAAGCTGAGATGGCTCAAGTTGGGGCTGAGTATGCCATCAAGAACATGCTTACAAATCGCAGGACAGGTCCTCCAATATTCCCTAAGGGAGAGTATGGAACCGCTTTCAATCCTGATATGAAAGAAGACTTGCCTTCCTGGCTCACTCAACAAGATCTTGCTTATTTTGTCTCCAAATTCGAAAAGACAGGTTTCACCGGAGGATTGAATTACTATAGGAATTTTAACAA GAACTGGGAGCTGACGGCACCATGGAGTGGAGCGAAGATCAAAGTGCCGGTGAAATTCATAGCAGGTGAGTTGGACTCGGTATACACATCGTTAGGGATGGAAGATTATATTGAGAGTGGAGGTTTCAAGGAAGATGTGCCAGGTTTGGAGGAAGTCATTATTCAACCAGGAGTAGCTCACTTCAACAATCAGGAGACGCCACATGATATCACTAATCACATTTACAACTTCATTACCAAGTTCTGA